One Serpentinicella alkaliphila DNA segment encodes these proteins:
- a CDS encoding tyrosine-type recombinase/integrase: MIVGLEFRKLLDLTFGDIRNIKPATVKLTGKGNKTRIIPLMPQTLDILNIYMNDCKRKKEMQPVHPLFFNKKFEKLTRAGIAYILDKYVKKARSLHPELFSGKISPHTLRHSKAMHLLEGGVNLIYIRDFLGHTSVITTEIYAKSNPEIKRKAIEEASHNVLPLEKYSEKEKEEMIEWLKTII; the protein is encoded by the coding sequence ATGATAGTGGGGCTAGAGTTCAGGAAATTGCTTGATTTAACTTTTGGAGATATTCGAAACATAAAACCTGCTACAGTAAAATTAACAGGAAAAGGCAATAAAACAAGAATTATACCCCTAATGCCACAAACACTTGATATCCTAAATATCTATATGAATGACTGCAAAAGAAAAAAAGAAATGCAACCTGTACATCCCTTGTTTTTCAATAAAAAGTTTGAGAAACTTACAAGAGCTGGAATTGCTTATATATTAGATAAATATGTAAAGAAAGCAAGGAGTCTACATCCAGAACTATTTTCAGGAAAGATATCACCACATACCTTAAGACATAGTAAAGCTATGCACTTGTTAGAAGGCGGAGTAAATTTAATTTATATTAGGGACTTTTTAGGCCATACATCTGTTATTACTACAGAAATTTATGCAAAATCAAATCCTGAAATTAAACGTAAGGCAATAGAAGAAGCAAGCCATAATGTTTTACCGCTAGAAAAATATTCAGAAAAGGAGAAAGAAGAAATGATAGAATGGCTTAAAACAATTATCTAA
- a CDS encoding tyrosine-type recombinase/integrase, producing the protein MVEKYVARRGVESVKTQHMRMSIIRQFSLFMNRIGFSYYVYPETDLVQIKNDFTPYIFTHNEINRLTKILDKIPISPRYPTYHIIYPMLFRMLYGCGLRINEALGLRMKNLDIEQGIIRLDATKNNIQRLMPMSKSLLKYCKKYVKRMGFSSTYDGYYYPSKNGSQYNSTPVYCQFRKFMTFAGIFRENGTTPRVHDIRHTFVCPCFGKDG; encoded by the coding sequence ATGGTAGAAAAATATGTAGCACGTCGGGGAGTAGAATCAGTTAAAACACAACATATGAGAATGAGCATTATTCGTCAATTTTCTTTGTTTATGAACCGAATAGGCTTTAGCTATTATGTATATCCTGAAACAGATCTTGTTCAAATTAAAAATGATTTTACTCCATATATTTTTACACACAATGAGATAAATAGACTAACTAAAATCCTTGATAAAATTCCAATTAGTCCAAGATATCCAACATACCATATTATATATCCGATGTTATTTAGGATGCTTTATGGATGTGGACTAAGAATTAATGAAGCCCTTGGTTTGAGAATGAAAAATTTAGATATTGAACAAGGAATCATAAGGTTGGATGCCACCAAGAATAACATACAACGTCTGATGCCTATGTCCAAATCACTACTTAAATATTGTAAAAAGTATGTAAAGAGAATGGGTTTTTCATCTACATATGACGGTTACTATTACCCTAGTAAAAATGGTAGTCAATATAATAGCACCCCCGTATACTGTCAATTTAGAAAGTTTATGACCTTTGCTGGAATATTTAGAGAAAATGGAACAACTCCTCGAGTACATGACATTCGCCATACGTTTGTTTGTCCATGCTTTGGAAAAGATGGTTGA
- a CDS encoding tyrosine-type recombinase/integrase produces MNLFKEKTGNPIQIPLPDNIKYAIIDYIKNGRPKGESHYIFLRHRAPFVPYGSTNVFHYVITRYMDEAMVSYSDRKHGLHSMRHSLASNLLKNNTPYPVITGILGHENTSTTRLYLSIDIEQLRSVALEVAYEE; encoded by the coding sequence TTGAATTTATTCAAAGAAAAGACAGGAAATCCAATTCAAATCCCCTTGCCCGATAATATTAAATATGCAATTATTGATTATATTAAAAATGGTCGCCCAAAGGGAGAGTCCCACTATATTTTTTTAAGACATCGAGCGCCATTTGTACCTTATGGATCAACAAATGTATTTCATTATGTAATAACTCGATATATGGATGAAGCGATGGTATCTTATTCAGATCGTAAACATGGATTGCATTCTATGAGACATAGTTTGGCAAGTAATCTACTAAAAAACAATACACCCTACCCAGTAATTACAGGGATACTAGGGCATGAAAATACAAGTACAACTCGCCTGTATCTATCAATTGATATTGAGCAACTCCGCTCTGTAGCATTGGAGGTGGCATATGAAGAGTAG
- a CDS encoding tyrosine-type recombinase/integrase, producing MKKSILLLPCKELFPVIFSNKMERIPSYYNEDELKKILSHVNRDKDIGKRDYLILLLAIQLGIRAGDIRLMKLEFIKWSKNTIEFIQRKDRKSNSNPLAR from the coding sequence ATGAAAAAAAGTATATTACTACTCCCATGCAAAGAATTATTTCCTGTTATTTTTTCTAATAAAATGGAGCGTATTCCATCTTACTATAATGAAGATGAACTTAAGAAAATACTTTCACATGTAAATAGAGATAAGGACATAGGTAAAAGAGATTATCTAATTTTATTGCTTGCCATACAATTAGGAATTCGTGCTGGTGATATCCGGTTAATGAAGTTAGAATTCATAAAATGGAGCAAAAATACAATTGAATTTATTCAAAGAAAAGACAGGAAATCCAATTCAAATCCCCTTGCCCGATAA
- a CDS encoding site-specific integrase, producing MNMTTISLKQLISSVESHLSASGYSKNTINRYRSCWRKILKRCSIYGIEEFSYKKCLSFIQEEYNIPSLENLKHHHVFYLRTIKVLNEYALYGKILKCHQKLGVQVVSEFADILSEFLNTGLESGLTKRTIEGKSIQLTSFLNYIEKIGIRKISLLEPEPILSYVKYISEKGYSTSTRSGILFTLRNFLSFLYEKKYITTPMQRIISCYFF from the coding sequence ATGAATATGACTACTATATCATTAAAACAATTAATCAGTAGTGTAGAATCACACCTTAGTGCTTCTGGATATTCCAAAAATACAATTAACAGATATCGTTCTTGTTGGAGAAAAATATTAAAACGATGCAGTATTTATGGAATAGAAGAATTTTCTTATAAAAAATGTTTGTCATTTATTCAAGAAGAATACAATATCCCATCATTAGAAAACCTCAAGCACCACCATGTATTTTATCTTAGGACTATTAAAGTTTTGAATGAGTATGCACTATATGGTAAGATTCTTAAATGTCATCAAAAATTAGGAGTTCAGGTAGTCTCAGAATTTGCAGATATATTATCCGAATTTCTAAATACTGGATTAGAATCTGGATTGACTAAAAGGACTATAGAAGGTAAATCTATTCAACTAACAAGTTTTCTTAATTATATTGAGAAAATTGGTATAAGGAAAATTAGTCTACTGGAACCAGAACCTATTCTCTCATATGTGAAATATATTTCCGAAAAGGGTTATTCTACGTCTACTAGAAGTGGTATTCTGTTCACATTAAGAAACTTTTTATCCTTCTTATATGAAAAAAAGTATATTACTACTCCCATGCAAAGAATTATTTCCTGTTATTTTTTCTAA
- a CDS encoding helix-turn-helix domain-containing protein → MNDEARRNIALFRYGIIAPIVSGTYDEDKSIKEFFSDTAKKTYTNPRGEDTKISASTLERWYYSYRQSGFDTLIPQRRRDTGQPRKIDEDIMEQVRFLKKEYPRIPATLIHQKLIDNGTINKGDISLSYGK, encoded by the coding sequence ATGAATGATGAAGCAAGAAGAAATATTGCGCTTTTTAGATACGGGATCATCGCTCCAATAGTAAGTGGAACCTACGATGAAGATAAAAGTATAAAAGAGTTTTTTTCTGATACGGCTAAAAAAACCTATACCAATCCAAGAGGTGAAGATACAAAAATTTCTGCCTCAACTCTTGAACGGTGGTACTACAGTTATAGGCAAAGTGGCTTTGATACCCTTATTCCACAACGAAGGCGTGACACCGGACAGCCCAGAAAAATTGACGAAGATATAATGGAGCAGGTTCGCTTTCTAAAAAAGGAATACCCACGAATACCTGCAACTTTAATACATCAGAAGTTAATTGATAATGGCACCATAAATAAAGGTGATATATCTCTCTCTTATGGAAAGTAA
- a CDS encoding nucleotidyltransferase family protein: MPFYRWSISKDQFRDVANTETLDDRLSNFVIAINVVRICKKLYNRLEVNLMKSIDLLNEKRIEILKVAELNGVVKISLFGSVARKQDNDKSDIDFLVEFEDGRTLFDLIRLKHDLESLLDKEVDVVTKKLLHPLIKEQVMTEAVEI; this comes from the coding sequence ATGCCGTTCTATAGGTGGTCTATCTCTAAGGACCAGTTCAGGGACGTCGCAAACACGGAAACGTTAGATGACAGACTATCAAACTTTGTAATAGCAATAAATGTTGTAAGAATATGTAAAAAACTGTATAATAGATTAGAGGTGAATCTAATGAAATCAATTGACTTATTAAATGAAAAGCGAATTGAGATACTTAAAGTTGCGGAATTAAATGGTGTAGTTAAAATAAGCCTATTTGGTTCAGTTGCTAGGAAACAAGATAATGATAAAAGCGATATTGATTTTTTAGTTGAGTTTGAGGACGGGAGAACTTTGTTTGATTTAATTAGATTAAAACATGATTTAGAATCGTTATTAGATAAAGAAGTAGACGTAGTTACAAAGAAATTATTACATCCATTGATTAAAGAGCAAGTAATGACAGAGGCGGTGGAGATATGA
- a CDS encoding HepT-like ribonuclease domain-containing protein gives MKDDKIYLIHIIESIRSIESYIEPGESEFFRSKLIQDAVIRNLEIIGEATKRISKELRLKEYDIPWKEMAGLRDVLIHDYFGVDLDILWNVVRKELPRIHILIQSLIEET, from the coding sequence ATGAAAGATGATAAAATATATTTAATTCATATAATTGAATCTATCAGAAGTATAGAATCGTATATAGAACCTGGAGAATCTGAATTTTTCAGATCAAAACTGATCCAAGATGCTGTAATTAGAAATTTAGAAATTATAGGGGAAGCAACAAAAAGAATTTCAAAAGAATTGAGACTAAAAGAGTATGACATTCCATGGAAAGAGATGGCAGGACTAAGAGATGTATTGATACATGATTATTTCGGAGTTGACTTAGATATTTTATGGAATGTGGTAAGAAAAGAGTTACCTAGAATACATATTTTAATTCAAAGCTTAATAGAAGAAACGTAA
- a CDS encoding TrlF family AAA-like ATPase: MNFSRGSEWMKWDLHIHAPTKYTCAKNDCFLGETLEEKQENFIKELETLTDIKVLGITDYFSLDGYKLILSNKERLSNIDLILPNIELRITPVTGENRKINLHIIPNIEVLSIEDIESFLHKFVMPPHNYTCKENHLIKYGELLEGNISEEAKFKRGLNEFVISYDKFFEVLNNETQSFKENVLVAVSNNSTDGASGIKDIQGIRNIIYNGVNVIFSGQPNDREYFIGKRTDSKPTIIEKYGKLIPCIHGSDYHGSKDGRTICIPDKKRFCWIKADTTFEGLKQIMFEPDDRVMIQENKPEDKTGYQVIDSIQLSGKTWNQEILLNQNLNTIIGGRSTGKSTLLTSIAKKINPKLYVDNEFIESLNSSIKINWKDTEEGVDRDIDYFEQNHMFNIAKSSEKIDELVSSIIKDRNENEIILNYNKFCRENKEYIESNINIIFKVRAELDVQNRQLKEMGDKLGVEKEILKLGKEIELLSQKTEEQSKLLDEYAKLSERILILTNVIEKYKNDINELNYQKGKEIFDTDVIYRLNSLSDELRREIIDFFEVLKLETQTKWNQEIESKIDILTKSINEKQIEIDRIKEEKSFADGKKILEENKAFEEFQNKLKIEKEKLEKIKEMEKGVSVKEKQLSDLKEKIIYSQLLYKEKIEKLKNEFSIEAEGIKFNVEVKFSKDNLDNFLKERLNLQGNEKQKYIVDFVENFKDDTKNKIEEFLNKALNREFDFKSIYKNKESLVTNELLSENWYKISFDLVYQNDKFFNMSQGKQAFVILKLLLEFSGKRCPILIDQPEDSLDNRAIYNELVQYIKTKKKERQVILVTHNPNIVVGADAEQVIVANQHGENSKNTNGLKFQYVAGSLENTKKLDLSEQVVLKSQGIREHVCDVLEGGNIAFKKREEKYNIK, encoded by the coding sequence ATGAATTTTAGTAGAGGTTCTGAATGGATGAAATGGGATTTACATATTCATGCACCAACTAAATATACCTGTGCAAAGAATGATTGTTTTCTTGGAGAAACATTGGAGGAAAAACAAGAAAATTTTATTAAAGAGTTGGAGACATTAACAGACATAAAGGTACTTGGAATAACGGATTACTTTTCTTTGGATGGATACAAACTTATATTATCAAATAAGGAGAGACTATCGAATATAGATTTGATATTGCCAAATATAGAGTTGCGAATCACACCAGTTACAGGAGAAAATAGAAAAATAAATCTACATATAATTCCTAATATTGAAGTTTTATCTATTGAAGATATAGAAAGTTTTCTACATAAATTTGTAATGCCTCCCCATAACTATACTTGCAAAGAAAATCATCTTATTAAATATGGAGAATTACTAGAAGGAAATATAAGTGAAGAGGCTAAGTTTAAACGAGGATTAAATGAATTCGTAATATCTTACGATAAATTTTTTGAAGTTTTGAATAATGAAACTCAAAGTTTTAAAGAAAATGTTTTGGTTGCAGTTTCAAATAATAGTACGGATGGGGCTTCAGGAATAAAAGATATTCAGGGAATAAGGAATATAATTTACAATGGGGTAAATGTAATATTCTCAGGACAACCAAATGACAGAGAATATTTTATAGGAAAAAGGACTGACTCGAAACCAACAATCATAGAGAAATATGGGAAGTTAATTCCATGTATTCATGGTTCAGATTATCATGGTTCAAAGGATGGAAGAACGATATGTATTCCCGATAAAAAGAGATTTTGCTGGATTAAGGCAGACACAACTTTTGAAGGATTAAAGCAAATAATGTTTGAACCAGATGATAGAGTAATGATACAGGAAAACAAACCAGAAGATAAAACTGGATATCAAGTAATTGATTCTATTCAATTATCAGGCAAAACTTGGAATCAAGAGATATTATTGAATCAAAACCTAAATACAATAATTGGTGGACGATCCACTGGAAAATCTACATTGCTTACTTCAATAGCTAAAAAAATAAATCCCAAATTATATGTCGATAATGAATTTATAGAAAGCTTAAATAGCAGTATAAAAATAAATTGGAAAGATACGGAAGAAGGTGTTGACAGAGATATTGATTATTTTGAACAAAATCATATGTTTAATATTGCGAAAAGTAGTGAAAAAATAGATGAGTTGGTATCATCAATCATTAAAGATAGAAATGAAAACGAAATTATACTAAATTATAATAAATTTTGTCGTGAAAATAAGGAATATATCGAAAGCAACATAAATATTATTTTTAAAGTTCGAGCTGAGTTAGATGTACAGAATAGACAATTAAAAGAAATGGGAGATAAATTAGGGGTAGAGAAAGAAATATTAAAGTTAGGCAAAGAAATTGAGCTGTTAAGTCAAAAGACAGAAGAACAATCCAAATTATTAGATGAATATGCAAAGCTATCTGAAAGAATACTTATCTTAACAAATGTAATTGAAAAATATAAAAATGATATAAATGAACTTAATTATCAAAAGGGAAAAGAAATCTTTGATACAGATGTAATTTATCGCTTAAATTCTTTAAGTGATGAGTTAAGAAGAGAAATTATAGACTTTTTTGAGGTTTTAAAACTGGAAACACAAACCAAATGGAATCAAGAAATTGAATCAAAAATAGATATACTAACAAAAAGTATAAATGAAAAACAAATAGAAATTGATAGAATTAAAGAAGAAAAGAGTTTTGCAGATGGAAAAAAAATACTTGAAGAAAACAAGGCATTTGAAGAATTTCAGAATAAATTAAAAATTGAAAAAGAAAAATTAGAAAAAATAAAGGAAATGGAAAAGGGAGTTTCAGTTAAAGAAAAACAGTTAAGTGATTTAAAAGAGAAAATAATTTATTCTCAATTACTATATAAGGAGAAAATAGAAAAACTTAAGAATGAATTTTCAATTGAAGCTGAGGGAATAAAATTCAATGTGGAAGTTAAGTTTTCAAAAGACAACCTAGATAATTTTCTAAAGGAAAGACTTAATTTACAAGGGAATGAAAAACAGAAATATATTGTTGACTTTGTTGAAAACTTTAAAGATGATACAAAGAATAAAATCGAAGAGTTTTTAAATAAAGCTTTGAATAGAGAGTTTGATTTTAAATCAATTTATAAAAATAAAGAATCATTGGTTACAAATGAGCTATTGTCAGAAAATTGGTATAAAATTTCTTTTGACTTAGTTTATCAGAATGATAAATTTTTCAATATGTCACAAGGGAAACAAGCTTTTGTAATATTGAAATTATTATTGGAATTTAGTGGAAAAAGATGCCCTATATTAATAGACCAGCCAGAAGATAGTTTGGATAATAGAGCTATTTATAATGAGCTTGTTCAGTATATAAAAACTAAGAAAAAGGAAAGACAAGTTATATTAGTAACGCATAATCCGAATATTGTTGTCGGAGCTGATGCAGAGCAAGTAATAGTGGCGAATCAGCATGGAGAAAACTCTAAAAATACAAATGGTCTAAAATTTCAATATGTTGCGGGAAGTTTAGAAAATACAAAGAAATTGGATTTGTCAGAGCAAGTAGTATTAAAATCACAAGGAATAAGAGAGCATGTTTGTGATGTTCTTGAAGGTGGAAATATTGCTTTCAAAAAGAGAGAAGAAAAATACAATATAAAATAA
- a CDS encoding Fic family protein, whose translation MFEQIDQKKELIDKKRPLQINTIKSIRESLLLDWTYNSNAIEGNTLTLSETKVVLEGITIGGKTLKEHLEAVNHKEAILYVEDIVKKNEDFSEWQIKSIHRLILKGIDDENAGVYRKENVLISGATHIPPDYFIVPEQMSELLKWYNLEGQLLHVIERAALLHIIFVKIHPFIDGNGRTARLLLNLELMKNGFPPIIIRKEERIDYYNALDKAHTIDDFNDFIKLVVDSLNRTLDLYLKLMK comes from the coding sequence ATGTTTGAACAGATTGATCAAAAAAAAGAATTAATAGATAAGAAAAGACCACTACAGATTAATACCATAAAAAGTATTAGAGAAAGCTTACTATTAGACTGGACGTATAACTCAAATGCAATTGAGGGAAATACTCTTACACTTTCTGAAACTAAAGTTGTGTTAGAAGGTATTACTATTGGTGGAAAAACATTAAAGGAACATTTAGAAGCAGTAAATCATAAAGAGGCAATTCTTTATGTAGAAGATATAGTCAAGAAAAATGAAGATTTTTCAGAATGGCAGATCAAAAGTATTCATAGATTAATACTTAAAGGTATTGATGACGAGAATGCTGGAGTGTACAGAAAAGAAAATGTACTTATTAGTGGAGCAACTCATATTCCACCAGATTATTTTATAGTACCAGAACAAATGTCGGAGTTATTAAAATGGTATAATCTAGAAGGCCAGTTGTTACATGTAATAGAAAGGGCTGCATTACTACATATAATTTTTGTAAAAATTCATCCTTTCATAGACGGAAACGGTAGGACAGCCAGGTTACTGCTGAATCTTGAGTTAATGAAAAATGGATTTCCTCCTATTATAATTAGAAAAGAAGAGAGAATTGATTATTATAATGCATTAGATAAAGCTCATACAATTGATGATTTCAACGATTTTATTAAATTAGTAGTAGATTCATTAAATAGAACATTAGATTTATATTTGAAGTTGATGAAGTAA
- a CDS encoding NAD(P)H-dependent oxidoreductase has protein sequence MHIFIVYSHPDEYSFTHSVLDSFILGIKESGHTYELSDLYKMGFRSDMSLDEYKRESSQNISLPIPVDVKYEQDKMKRADLIVFVYPLWWSDCPAKLKGWFDRVYTVGYAYSDDHSESKIKIQKGLAICTAGHTEKHLEEVGVAESMRKILLYDRLQNVGIKETELVILGGTANKEEHVYKYNLERAYKLGKGL, from the coding sequence ATGCATATTTTTATTGTATATTCTCATCCTGATGAATACTCATTCACACATTCAGTCCTAGATTCATTTATTCTAGGGATTAAGGAATCGGGTCATACATATGAGTTATCAGATTTATATAAAATGGGGTTTAGAAGTGATATGAGTTTAGATGAATATAAGAGAGAATCGAGTCAAAATATATCTTTACCTATTCCTGTAGATGTGAAATATGAACAAGATAAAATGAAAAGAGCAGATTTAATAGTATTTGTTTATCCTTTATGGTGGAGTGATTGTCCAGCAAAACTAAAAGGTTGGTTTGATAGAGTGTATACAGTTGGATACGCATATTCCGATGATCATTCTGAATCAAAAATTAAAATACAAAAAGGATTAGCTATTTGTACTGCCGGTCATACTGAGAAACACTTAGAAGAAGTTGGAGTAGCAGAGAGTATGAGAAAAATATTACTGTATGATAGATTGCAAAATGTTGGTATTAAAGAGACAGAACTTGTTATTCTTGGAGGAACGGCAAATAAAGAGGAACATGTATATAAGTATAATTTAGAAAGAGCATATAAATTAGGCAAGGGATTATAG
- a CDS encoding DUF2442 domain-containing protein: MYLAIKSVQPLENYHLLLTFENNEKRIFNVSPYLTDGIFKQLVDEKLFNTVKVCFDTICWDNEADLCPEFLYEKSEPYNYS; this comes from the coding sequence ATGTACTTAGCAATTAAAAGTGTTCAGCCACTTGAGAATTATCATCTACTACTAACATTCGAAAACAATGAAAAGAGAATATTTAATGTTTCTCCTTATTTAACTGATGGCATTTTCAAACAGTTGGTGGACGAAAAATTATTCAATACTGTTAAGGTTTGTTTTGATACAATATGTTGGGACAATGAAGCAGATTTATGTCCAGAATTTTTATATGAAAAAAGTGAACCTTATAACTATTCCTAA
- a CDS encoding nucleotidyltransferase family protein, protein MFSLYKVNLMKSIDLLNEKRIEILKVAELNGVVKISLFGSVARKQDNDKSDIDFLVEFEDGRTLFDLIRLKHDLESLLDKEVDVVTKKSLHPLIKEQVMTEAVEI, encoded by the coding sequence ATGTTTTCATTATACAAGGTGAATCTAATGAAATCAATTGACTTATTAAATGAAAAGCGAATTGAGATACTTAAAGTTGCGGAATTAAATGGTGTAGTTAAAATAAGCCTATTTGGTTCAGTTGCTAGGAAACAAGATAATGATAAAAGCGATATTGATTTTTTAGTTGAGTTTGAGGACGGGAGAACTTTGTTTGATTTAATTAGATTAAAACATGATTTAGAATCGTTATTAGATAAAGAAGTAGACGTAGTTACAAAGAAATCATTACATCCATTGATTAAAGAGCAAGTAATGACAGAGGCGGTGGAGATATGA
- a CDS encoding alpha/beta hydrolase gives MILKHKKKVILILVLILIIYFPTFTPKIRDDNNKVVENSIAELSTIKLGDIDQSIMIRGNDIDNPIILFLHGGPGYSFISYARKFQSHLEENFVVVNWDQRGSGKSYSFFIDSDTMTQDQLEDDTIELIDYLCDRFNREKVYIVGHSWGTVLGIETIQNVPEKVIAFVGIGQVVDDVDGEKLSYKYVLEKATEEQNEKALAELEEIGEPPYKDSRKDTFVQRKWLKKYGGFELEVITINEIIKGSLFAPEYSWRDGVNFLIGNLYSIDTLFINREKADFREKYTSFKVPVYFCAGRQDYNTPSILVEEYYNILKAPKKNFYWFEESAHEPHLVEEEKFSNIMLEIHEKTGDNY, from the coding sequence ATGATATTAAAACACAAAAAGAAAGTAATTCTTATTTTAGTATTAATTCTAATAATATATTTTCCTACTTTTACTCCAAAAATAAGAGATGATAATAATAAAGTAGTTGAGAATAGTATTGCTGAATTATCTACCATTAAACTTGGTGATATTGACCAATCTATTATGATTAGGGGAAATGATATAGATAATCCAATAATATTATTTCTTCATGGTGGACCAGGCTATTCATTCATAAGTTATGCTAGAAAATTTCAGAGTCATTTAGAAGAGAATTTTGTTGTAGTAAATTGGGATCAAAGAGGTTCAGGAAAATCATATTCATTTTTTATTGATAGTGATACAATGACTCAAGATCAATTGGAAGACGATACAATAGAATTAATTGACTATTTATGCGATAGATTTAACAGAGAAAAAGTATATATAGTAGGACATTCTTGGGGAACAGTACTTGGAATAGAAACAATTCAAAATGTACCAGAAAAGGTCATAGCTTTTGTAGGTATAGGACAAGTGGTAGATGATGTTGATGGAGAAAAATTATCTTATAAGTATGTGTTAGAAAAAGCAACTGAGGAACAAAATGAAAAAGCGTTGGCTGAACTAGAAGAAATAGGAGAACCACCATATAAAGATAGTAGAAAAGATACATTTGTTCAAAGAAAGTGGTTGAAAAAATATGGCGGTTTTGAATTAGAGGTTATTACAATAAATGAAATTATAAAGGGGAGTTTATTTGCACCAGAGTATTCATGGAGAGATGGTGTTAATTTTCTAATAGGTAATCTGTATTCAATAGATACTTTATTTATTAATAGAGAAAAAGCAGACTTTAGAGAAAAATATACAAGTTTTAAAGTGCCAGTTTATTTTTGTGCAGGAAGACAAGATTATAATACTCCTTCAATACTTGTAGAAGAATATTACAATATTTTAAAAGCACCTAAGAAGAATTTTTACTGGTTTGAAGAATCAGCCCATGAACCACATTTAGTAGAAGAGGAGAAATTTTCAAATATTATGCTAGAGATTCATGAAAAAACAGGAGATAATTACTGA
- a CDS encoding NAD(P)-dependent oxidoreductase codes for MNEVTIKKTIAIVGGTGKAGRFLIQKSIENNYKVKVLVRNPEKMTNCKYDIDIVKGDATDKDDIRNLLKDCNVVISTVGQPPKAEPIYSIVTENILNVMKENGIRRYIVVSGAPVNDPRDKKDVFNMIIAKMMRCFFPKMMIDKQKELEILMKSDLDWTLVRLPLVKEGFPVGKIKESLECVPGTKIDNMDIADFLIDQIAKEEYIKCCPFISG; via the coding sequence ATGAACGAAGTAACTATTAAGAAAACTATTGCAATTGTAGGTGGGACAGGAAAAGCAGGTAGATTTTTAATACAAAAATCGATTGAGAATAATTATAAAGTTAAAGTATTAGTGAGAAACCCAGAGAAAATGACAAATTGCAAATATGACATTGATATAGTTAAAGGTGATGCAACAGACAAAGACGATATAAGAAATTTACTTAAAGATTGTAATGTAGTAATAAGTACAGTAGGACAACCTCCAAAAGCTGAGCCTATATATAGTATTGTAACTGAAAATATATTGAATGTTATGAAAGAAAATGGAATTAGGAGGTATATAGTAGTATCAGGGGCTCCAGTCAATGATCCAAGAGATAAAAAAGATGTTTTCAATATGATTATAGCAAAAATGATGAGATGTTTTTTTCCTAAAATGATGATAGACAAGCAGAAAGAATTAGAAATTTTAATGAAGAGTGATTTGGATTGGACACTGGTACGGTTACCACTAGTAAAAGAAGGGTTTCCTGTTGGAAAAATTAAGGAGAGTCTAGAATGTGTACCTGGTACAAAAATTGATAATATGGATATTGCAGACTTTCTTATAGATCAGATTGCTAAAGAAGAGTACATAAAATGCTGTCCATTTATTTCAGGTTAA